The following coding sequences are from one Cryptococcus deuterogattii R265 chromosome 1, complete sequence window:
- a CDS encoding RAB small monomeric GTPase: MATRKKHLLKVIILGDSGVGKTSLMNQYVNKRFSTQYKATIGADFLTRELVVDDRVVTMQLWDTAGQERFQSLGVAFYRGADCCVLVYDVNSNKSFEALDGWRDEFLVQASPHDPENFPFVVLGNKIDMEESKRMVSQKRAMTWCQAKGNIPYFETSAKEAINVEQAFQTIAKNALAQEAETELYADYPDPIRIDSESTQNYGCNC; encoded by the exons ATGGCTACCAGAAAGAAGCACCTTCTCAAG GTTATCATCCTTGGTGACTCCGG GGTCGGTAAGACTTCGCTCATGAACCAATACGTCAACAAGCGATTTTCTACACAATACAAGGCTACCATTGGCGCAGACTTTCTGACTAGGGAATTGGTGGTTGATGATAGGGTCGTCACTATGCAG CTTTGGGACACTGCCGGTCAAGAACGTTTCCAATCCCTAGGTGTCGCGTTCTATCGCGGAGCCGACTGCTGTGTCCTCGTGTACGATGTCAATTCCAACAAGTCTTTCGAAGCGCTCGACGGTTGGAGAGATGAGTTTTTGGTGCAGGCATCACCGCATGATCCCGAGAACTTCCCCTTTGTGGTATTGGGTAACAAGATTGATATGGAGGAGTCTAAGAGGATG GTGTCCCAAAAACGGGCAATGACTTGGTGTCAGGCCAAAGGCAACATTCCTTACTTTGAGACTTCTGCCAAGGAGGCTATCAACGTTGAGCAGGCTTTCCAGACTATTGCTAAGAACGCTTTAGCGCAAGAAGCTGAGACTGAGTT GTATGCCGACTACCCTGACCCTATCAGGATCGACTCCGAGAGCACACAGAACTACGGGTGTAACTGCTAA
- a CDS encoding cofactor D, which yields MTLDLCKESTEKEDEEEDVVVACLGAILDYYLPMPGLLDPSLDEIVRPLMQLLEKSLHAIVEEDRHTSNPVNPKRLERLGRVLNWVVKVRGWKAVVPHFPSTIPNLFILIKLFSPNTSLFASTSPVTPHHHVLSSTTAWELRAVLLLWLALLLTVPFNLSALSDSDDFVSSIPYGIDLPSSELLFPTATSEIAQKVTFLTVPLLHRPGREGAYAALVLARLLSREDAVQGLGGFFAWATSEIEDGDRESESHLIASLFTLLALLPSLLKSSHLPLVESFLGEKLLPHLRGSRTAAESGLIRKLAIKAKGRLWVSKLGKKYSNDDDVDLPEGLEEILDDLMGGLSDKDTIVRYSSAKYLSRISALLPPAFSSQIILATISLFAGTEEEPVQFTSFGTVIDPGGSSASGGTMGFGGSEVQRGEARWHGVCLALAEMGRRGLIWGEAVEGAVKWVVKALTFDLRRASHSIGANVRDAASYLLWSFSRACPPSALEPYVITVATSLVCVACFDREVGVRRAASAAFQEGVGRTGMYPEGIDVLAKTDFHSVSVRRTAFLTASQAVGVHHVYRTAMIEHLHNITLRHWDCSIRCLGAQALRKLLEQDSKEMLEDALQRELKELVSLDSVNVHGALVALKEVAEMFGDDDPRNQTIFDALATIRAPALVSQQAADILTALCDLLFTILNVSITSYATTQPVLARYFELASKRREVEVHESMARVYRRLSELRNCEKDVAKLINDLRSFRVTQRQSATLALGHIQYPTAPSSMAEKTVVALLGLLKDPTKTEVESRRWAVRSLGDIAVQRRDGSLIVESTTLNIIVRAFIKGLEDYSTDQRGDVGSWVRIASLDSIGRVLASLSPPSPLSSILEPGIYDEAIGGLVKQGVEKLESVRSASALALARIRECGWQWDTQGAMSVSRKQLDEEGFRYVDQEEWFQSAMPLLETRFRKELVMGLTFTIGSQVVTLSNAALRPFIEYLTVHTSTIVPVLQTLSNLMADNPNSNRIFIPTLQTLHKLLSANIWEEIDSKDHIAGADALMKSLSAATRGLGNIKSIERITAAMRVVIACLAAPSEVRSKATFLISLFLAHRFPRIRAMASEEIYLALSEANDDMDEELEQVLLEVDWVGSGVEQQAERVAQLLKGRKEKS from the exons ATGACGTTAGACCTATGCAAAGAGTCTactgaaaaggaagatgaagaggaggacgtGGTTGTGGCCTGCCTGGGCGCTATT CTGGACTATTATTTGCCAATGCCTGGCTTACTCGACCCGTCACTAGACGAGATTGTTCGACCACTCATGCAGCTGCTGGAGAAGAGCTTGCACGCCATTGTGGAAGAAGACCGCCATACTTCTAATCCAGTCAATCCAAAAAGGCTCGAAAGGCTAGGCCGAGTGCTCAACTGGGTGGTCAAGGTCCGCGGATGGAAGGCAGTTG TTCCCCACTTTCCATCAACAATACCTAATCTTTTTATCCTCATCAAGCTCTTTTCCCCAAACACCTCACTTTTCGCTTCAACAAGCCCTGTAACTCCTCATCACCACGTACTATCTTCCACGACAGCTTGGGAACTTCGTGCCGTACTCTTGCTTTGGCTGGCCTTGCTTCTGACTGTTCCATTTAACCTTTCGGCCCTCTCAGATTCGGATGATTTCGTCTCAAGCATACCTTACGGTATCGatcttccctcttcagAGCTGCTGTTCCCTACCGCCACCTCTGAAATTGCTCAAAAGGTCACATTCTTGACAGTGCCTCTTCTGCATCGACcgggaagagagggtgCGTACGCTGCTCTTGTTCTTGCTAGGCTCTTGTCTCGAGAAGATGCTGTACAAGGTCTCGGAGGATTCTTTGCTTGGGCAACATCAGAGATCGAAGATGGGGATCGTGAATCAGAGAGTCATCTCATTGCATCACTCTTCACCTTACTTGCCCTTTTACCATCCCTCCTCAAATCCAGTCACCTCCCACTGGTGGAAAGTTTCTTAGGAGAGAAATTATTGCCGCATCTCAGAGGATCGAGGACTGCAGCTGAGTCCGGTCTGATTAGGAAGCTGGCAATTAAGGCCAAAGGCAGATTATGGGTTTCAAAACTTGGTAAAAAGTACTctaatgatgatgatgtcgacCTGCCCGAGGGTTTAGAGGAAATATTGGATGACCTAATGGGTGGCCTTTCTGATAAA GACACGATCGTACGGTACTCATCAGCGAAATATCTCTCTCGCATCTCCGCTTTGCTTCCCCCAGCCTTTTCATCTCAGATTATCCTCGCtaccatctctctcttcgctgggactgaagaagaacccgTCCAGTTCACGTCATTTGGAACTGTCATCGATCCCGGGGGTTCTTCGGCTTCTGGTGGTACGATGGGCTTTGGCGGTTCAGAGGTgcagagaggagaagctAGATGGCACGGCGTGTGCTTGGCTCTGGCTGAGATGGGTCGAAGAGGTCTGATCTGGGGTGAGGCCGTAGAAGGCGCGGTGAAATGGGTCGTCAAGGCTCTTACTTTCGACCTTCGCCGGGCCTCCCACTCAATTGGAGCCAACGTCCGTGACGCGGCGTCCTATCTCCTGTGGTCTTTTTCTCGAGCTTGCCCACCCTCAGCTTTGGAACCTTATGTCATTACTGTCGCAACCAGTCTTGTTTGTGTGGCGTGTTTCGACCGTGAGGTTGGAGTGCGTCGAGCTGCGAGCGCAGCTTTCCAGGAAGGTGTGGGAAGGACGGGAATGTATCCGGAAGGGATTGATGTGTTAGCCAAGACAGATTTTCATAGCGTAAGCGTGCGACGAACAGCTTTCTTAACAGCTTCTCAAGCAGTCGGGGT ACACCATGTCTATAGAACGGCGATGATCGAGCATTTACATAACATCACACTTCGACATTGGGATTGTTCCATTCGATGTTTGGGGGCCCAAGCGCTACGAAAGCTGCTCGAGCAAGACTCAAAGGAAATGTTAGAGGACGCCTTGCAAAGAGAGTTAAAGGAGCTCGTCTCCCTAGATTCTGTCAACGTCCACGGCGCACTTGTAGCGCTCAAGGAAGTAGCAGAGATGTTTGGGGACGATGACCCCAGAAATCAGACT ATTTTTGATGCCCTGGCTACCATCCGCGCCCCGGCTCTAGTTTCTCAACAAGCAGCTGATATATTAACGGCCCTTTGTGATCTTTTGTTCACTATCCTCAACGTTTCCATAACTTCTTATGCCACAACACAACCGGTCTTGGCAAGATACTTTGAACTGGCGTCGAAGCggagagaggtggaagtCCATGAAAGTATGGCGCGTGTATACAGGAGGTTGAGTGAACTGAGAAATTGtgagaaggatgttgcCAA ATTAATCAATGATCTGAGATCGTTCAGAGTCACACAACGGCAATCGGCTACGTTAGCGCTTGGGCATATCCAGTACCCTACTGCTCCCTCTTCTATGGCGGAAAAGACTGTCGTGGCGCTTTTGGGATTGTTGAAAGATCCCACAAAGACTGAAGTTGAGAGTAGACGATGGGCAGTAAGGTCCTTGGGAGACATCGCTGTTCAACGAAGGGATGGATCTCTTATCG TTGAATCTACAACTCTCAATATAATCGTTCGAGCATTCATCAAGGGTCTTGAAGATTATTCGACTGATCAAAGAGGCGACGTTGGCTCGTGGGTTCGTATTGCATCCCTCGACTCCATAGGCCGAGTACTAGCCTCGCTTTCGCCGCCTTCTCCCCTGTCTTCAATCCTCGAACCTGGAATTTATGACGAAGCCATCGGTGGGTTAGTGAAACAAGGTGTAGAGAAACTTGAATCCGTTCGTTCGGCTTCAGCGTTGGCTTTGGCAAGGATAAGGGAGTGTGGTTGGCAATGGGATACGCAGGGCGCGATGAGCGTGTCTAGAAAGCAAttggacgaagaaggattCAGATATGTAGACCAGGAGGAATGGTTCCAATCTGCAATGCCTCTCTTGGAGACTCGATTCAGGAAAGAGCTTGTAATGGGTCTGACATTTACGATAGGCAGCCAGGTAGTCACTCTG TCAAACGCTGCCCTACGCCCTTTTATCGAATACCTGACAGTCCACACTTCAACCATTGTTCCCGTTCTGCAAACACTTTCAAATCTTATGGCCGACAACCCTAACTCAAACCGGATATTCATACCTACACTACAAACATTGCATAAGCTGTTGTCTGCCAACATATGGGAGGAAATTGATTCTAAAGATCACATTGCCGGAGCTGACGC TCTTATGAAGTCTCTGAGCGCTGCAACAAGGGGCTTGGGAAACATAAAGTCGATTGAGAGAATAACAGCCGCCATGAGAGT TGTTATCGCTTGCCTGGCAGCTCCTTCGGAAGTGCGTTCAAAAGCTACTTTCCTCATTTCGCTATTCCTTGCCCATCGTTTTCCTCGG ATACGTGCGATGGCTTCTGAAGAGATATATCTGGCGCTATCTGAGGCgaatgatgatatggacgAAGAGCTGGAGCAAGTCCTGCTTGAGGTAGACTGGGTGGGCTCTGGAGTTGAGCAACAGGCCGAAAGGGTTGCCCAACTATTGAAAGGGCGAAAGGAGAAGTCATAG